The Vulpes lagopus strain Blue_001 chromosome 6, ASM1834538v1, whole genome shotgun sequence genome has a segment encoding these proteins:
- the CPNE6 gene encoding copine-6: MSDPEMGWVPEPPAMTLGASRVELRVSCHGLLDRDTLTKPHPCVLLKLYSDEQWVEVERTEVLRSCSSPVFSRVLALEYFFEEKQPLQFHVFDAEDGATGPSNDTFLGSTECTLGQIVSQTKVTKPLLLKNGKTAGKSTITIVAEEVSGTNDYVQLTFRAHKLDNKDLFSKSDPFMEIYKTDGDQSDQLVWRTEVVKNNLNPSWEPFRLSLHSLCSCDVHRPLKFLVYDYDSSGKHDFIGEFTSTFQEMQEGTANPGQEMQWDCINPKYRDKKKNYRSSGTVVLAQCTVEKVHTFLDYIMGGCQISFTVAIDFTASNGDPRSSQSLHCLSPRQPNHYLQALRAVGGICQDYDSDKRFPAFGFGARIPPNFEVSHDFAINFDPENPECEEISGVIASYRRCLPQIQLYGPTNVAPIINRVAGPAQREQSTGQATKYSVLLVLTDGVVSDMAETRAAIVRASRLPMSIIIVGVGNADFSDMRLLDGDDGPLRCPRGVPAARDIVQFVPFRDFKDAAPSALAKCVLAEVPRQVVEYYASQGISPGAPRPCTPATTPSPSP, encoded by the exons ATGTCGGACCCTGAGATGGGATGGGTACCCGAGCCTCCAGCCATGACGCTGGGGGCCTCACGGGTAGAGCTGCGGGTGTCCTGCCATGGCCTCTTGGACAGAGACACACTCACCAAGCCCCACCCCTGCGTGCTGCTCAAGCTCTACTCTGATGAGCAATGGGTGGAG GTGGAACGCACAGAGGTGCTACGCTCCTGTTCTAGCCCGGTCTTCTCTCGGGTGCTGGCCCTTGAGTACTTTTTTGAGGAGAAGCAGCCCCTGCAGTTCCACGTGTTTGATGCTGAGGACGGAGCCACCGGTCCCAGCAACGACACCTTCTTGGGCTCTACAGAATGCACCCTGGGCCAG ATTGTGTCACAAACCAAGGTCACCAAGCCATTACTGCTGAAGAATGGGAAGACTGCGGGCAAGTCCACCATCACG ATTGTGGCCGAGGAAGTATCTGGCACCAATGACTATGTCCAGCTCACCTTCAGAGCCCACAAGCTGGACAACAAG GATCTGTTCAGCAAGTCTGATCCTTTCATGGAGATCTATAAAACCGATGGGGACCAGAGTGACCAGCTCGTCTGGAGGACTGAG GTGGTAAAGAACAACCTGAATCCCAGCTGGGAGCCATTCCGCCTGTCCCTGCACTCCCTATGCAGCTGTGATGTCCACCGGCCTCTGAAG TTCCTGGTGTATGACTATGACTCGAGCGGGAAGCATGACTTCATCGGCGAGTTCACCAGCACCTTCCAGGAGATGCAGGAAGGGACCGCAAACCCTGGGCAGGAG ATGCAGTGGGACTGTATCAATCCCAAGTACCGGGACAAGAAGAAGAACTACAGGAGCTCAGGAACCGTAGTCCTGGCCCAGTGCACG GTGGAGAAGGTGCACACCTTCCTGGATTATATCATGGGCGGCTGCCAGATCAGCTTCACG GTGGCCATCGACTTCACTGCCTCCAATGGGGACCCGAGGAGCAGCCAGTCCCTACACTGCCTCAGCCCCCGCCAGCCCAACCACTACCTGCAGGCCCTGCGTGCCGTGGGAGGCATCTGCCAGGACTATGACAG tgATAAACGGTTTCCAGCATTTGGCTTTGGCGCTCGAATCCCCCCTAACTTCGAG GTGTCCCATGACTTTGCTATCAACTTTGACCCAGAAAACCCTGAATGTGAAG AGATCTCGGGGGTCATCGCCTCCTACCGCCGGTGCCTACCCCAGATCCAGCTCTACGGCCCCACCAACGTGGCCCCCATCATCAACCGCGTGGCCGGGCCAGCTCAGCGCGAGCAGAGCACCGGCCAAGCCACG AAGTACTCCGTGCTGCTGGTGCTCACAGACGGCGTGGTGAGCGACATGGCCGAGACCCGCGCAGCCATTGTGCGCGCCTCTCGCCTGCCCATGTCCATCATCATCGTGGGTGTGGGCAACGCCGACTTCTCGGACATGCGGCTGCTGGATGGCGACGACGGTCCCTTGCGCTGCCCCCGAGGGGTGCCTGCGGCCCGAGACATCGTGCAGTTCGTGCCCTTTCGGGACTTCAAGGAT gccgcACCCTCCGCTCTTGCCAAGTGCGTCCTGGCTGAGGTGCCCAGGCAGGTGGTGGAGTACTACGCCAGCCAGGGCATCAGCCCCGGGGCTCCCAGGCCCTGCACCCCGGCCACGACCCCCAGCCCTAGCCCGTGA